The following DNA comes from Hahella chejuensis KCTC 2396.
GGGCAAAAACGCCACCAGCACCGCTAAAACGGAATGTAAAAGACGGTTGCGCAGTTCAACCAAATGATCAAATAACGGCAGTTCTTTATCTATGTTGTCGTCGCGCGGAGTCATTTCAGGAGCGGTCATGCTGCTTGGAAGCGTCGTCGGAATGGGAGTGGGATTCTACCGGTTGTGGGTCAGGCCCGGAAGACGGCGTTTGGGGAGTGCTGGCTTTGGAAGACATCGGCGTAGCCGGGTTCTTCTCGACCATGTCCTCATATTTCTTCGCTTCAGCCAGGGCCTCGTTGACAGTTTGCTGGATTTTCTCCAAGCCAAGCGTATCGCCCTCTTTGCGCAGCCGTTCCCGCATCTCTTCAGCTTTCAGTTGCCGGTCTATTTCAGAAGACATCTGACTGACCATGCGGCGAATGCGGCCGACCCATAAGCCGGTCTTGCGCGCGGCGTAGGGTAAACGCTCCGGGCCGAGCACCAGCAGGCCAATGACAGCAACCAGCGCTAGCTCTGGAAATCCGATATCGAACATAAGCTATTGGTCGTCCGATATGGATCAGCTGTGTTTGGATTCAGTCTTCGCGTCGTTACGCTCTACGGAGCCTTCGATAGTACGGCTCTCATTTTGCGACAGCTTCTTGGGCTCTTTGTCTTCTTCGGATTCGCCATCGCTCATGGCTTTCTTAAAGCCTTTCACCGCTCCGCCCAGATCGCCGCCAATATTTTTCAGCTTTTTCGTACCGAACAACAGCACGATGATTAACAGAACGATGAGTAGTTGCCACATGGATATGCCCATGATTGTGCTCCTTTGAAGTATTACTGCCTGATTACCAAATCCAACAAGTCCAGCGTTAGCGCCGGTGCGGGCTGTCCGCTGCTATTTCTTTCCCCGCGAGGCTTTTTCCTCAAGCCCCGAAATGTCAAAGCGCCGAGCCAGCTCCTGCATGATTTCCTGCGGAGCGATGTTCAAGTGACTCAACATCACCAAGCTGTGAAACCACAGATCCGCCGTTTCATAAATTACATTATGCGTCGAACCGTCCTGTTCTGCATCTTTGGCGGCGAGGATGGTTTCGGTGCATTCTTCGCCGACTTTCTCCAGAATTTTATTTAGTCCTTTCGCATGTAGACTGGCGACGTAGGACGAATCCGGATCGGCCAGCTTGCGTTCTTCGAGCACTTTGCCGAGCTGGGTCAATATGTCGTTCATGTTGCGCTTTTCCAAGCCTCTGAAAACAAATTGTCTAATTATTTCGTTGCGCCTGCCGAGTCGCCAATCAGCGCTATGGTTGGCGAATCAGAGCGCTGGCGTTTATCCGTAGATATCCTTTGGATCTTTCTTTACCGGCGTGTTGATCTTCCACTCTTGTGCGTCAAGGGAACGGAAAAAACAGTTTTCACGCCCGGTATGACAAGCAATTCCACCAATTTGTTCAACTTTCAGCAGCAACGTGTCGCCGTCACAGTCCAGTAGAATATCTTTGACTTTCTGTACGTGCCCGGAGGTCTCGCCCTTATGCCAGAGTCTGCTCCGGGAGCGGGACCAATACACCGCTTCCTGTTTGGCTATCGTTTCAGACAATGCGTCTTCGTTCATCCACGCCATCATCAGCACGGTTCCGGTGTCGCTGTCCTGGGCGATGACGGGGATAAGGCCGTCGTTATTCCACTTTATTGCGAGGCGCCAATTCTGCTCTGTCATTGTTACCGTTTTATTTCTTAAGCTGGAGGTTGTCACAAATTTGTAAAATGCACCCTTACTATCGCGCTATTTGGGGCGCATTAGCAAGTAAAGACCGGCGACGGCGAGCATAACGGAGGGCCAGGGCAGCTCCGTCAGGCGCAAGGGTTGGTCGCCAATCGCCATCGCCGCAGCGGAAGCGAGCACCAAACCCGCGAGCCAGAAGTCGCGCCGTTGCTGCTTATCTTTTTCAAACGCCCGACTCAGGCTCGCCAGACTGTCCTGGTTGGCTTGATTGTAGCGATCCAGATGGCGCAGTTGATCAAAGGCTTCGTAAAGAATCTGCGGCAACTCCGGCGTTTGCTCAATCCAATCCGGCGCGTGCTGTTTAATGGCTTTCAGCAGCCCTGGCGGGGCAATGCGCTGCTTCATCCAGTTTTCCAGGAAAGGCTGTGCGGTGGACCACAGGTCCAAGTCCGGGTAAAGCTGCCGCCCCAGTCCTTCTATATTCAACAAGGTTTTCTGCAGCAATACCAATTGCGGCTGCACTTCCATATCGAAACGGCGCGCCGTTTGGAACAGGCGCATCAGGAACTGGCCGAAAGAGATGTCTTTCAGCGGGCGCTCAAAGATGGGCTCACAGACCGTACGAATAGCAGCTTCAAATTCATTGACGCGAGTGTGTCCCGGAACCCAGCCGGAAGAAATATGCAGCACCGCCACCTGACGATAATCGCGGCGGAAAAAGGCCAGCAGGTTTCTGGCCAGATAAGATTGGTCTTCCGGAGTTAGTGTGCCGACGATGCCACAGTCGATGGCGATATAGCGTGGATTCGCCGGATTGCTAACGTCTACAAAAATGTTGCCAGGGTGCATGTCTGCGTGGAAAAAACTGTCACGGAACACCTGGGTGAAGAAAATTTCCACGCCGCGCTCCGCCAGCAACTTCATGTTGACGTTGGCTTTGCGCAATTGCTCCACATCCGCAATGGGCACGCCGTAAATACGCTCCATCACCAGAACGCGGGAGTGGGTCATCTCCCAATAGACTTCCGGAATATAGATCAGTTCCGAGCCAGCGAAATTGCGCTTGAGCTGAGATGTATTGGCGGCCTCTCGTTGCAGGTCCAGTTCATCAATTATGGTGTGCTCATAGTCCTTTACGACTTCCACCGGGTGCAGGCGTTTACCGTCTTCCCAGTAATTTTCGACCAGTCGCGCCACCAACAGCATTAGTGCGATATCCAGGCGAATGGTTTTTTCTATGCCGGGGCGGATAACTTTCACCACGACTTCTTTGCCGTTTTTCAAGGTGGCGGCATGCACTTGCGCGATGGAGGCGGACGCCATCGGATAGGTCTGAAAGTCGGCGAAGAGCTCTGAAACCGGCGACTTCAGCGACTCTTCGATAATGCGCACCGCCATATCGCTGGCGAAGGGAGGCACTTTGTCCTGCAGACGTTTCAGCTCATCCGCCAGATCTTCCGGCAGCAGGTCTTTACGGGTGGAAAGTATTTGTCCGAATTTGACGAATATCGGCCCCAGTTCCTCCAGCGCGCGCCGCAAGCGCTCGCCGCGGGGAATTTGCGGCTTAGGGAACAATCGCCAGGGCGCCAGCAAAAACAACAGGCGCAGTGGCAGAGGTAATAAGGTCAACGGGGCGAACTCATCAAGCCGGTAGCGGCAGATCACCCAGACGATTTGAAAAAGGCGATTGATTCTTCTCACTTATCAGTGTCTTTTACTGCGGGGTTAAAGGCTTGCTGCAGGCGCTGCAGACGAGCTTCCAGACGATCGTAATCCATGCGGATGCGGTCCACTTCATCGGCCCAGTAACTCATTTCATCTTTGCTTGGCGCGGTGCGGGCTTCATGGTGTACGTACTCTTCCGCGTCACGGCGAAAGCTGTCGCCGACATGCTTCACCCAGCGGCCAAAGCCGCGCAATCGCGTTCCCAGAAAGTGGGCGGGCATATCGCCAAGATGCTCGGCCAGTTTGGCTTCCCAGTCCACTTCCAGATTGTTGGCGATGGCGGCGAGACGCTGCGCCAGACCCATATCGCCCTGGATGTGAATGTTCTTTGCGCCCCCTTTGTTCTGCAAATAGCTCAGGAAGTCGCCAGGGGAGCCTTGAATAACGAGGTCTACGTCGCCGCCGGCTTCATCGGCGAAACGGGGTCGTTCGCCCAGTCTGACGTATAGCGACAAGTTGAAAGGCGTTAGCGATAACTGCGCCCATTTGCCGTCCAGTTCCGCCAGACGCGCAGAGGACCCCGCGTCATAGCGGAGAATCTCCGCTGCGATGCGCTCCGCCGTCGCGTTGAGGGCGGTGAGGAGAAGCGGGTCGAATGGGCGCATATCAGGCTTTGACGCCGGTGTGCAGAGCAACTACGCCGCTGGTGAGGTTGTAGTACTTGCACAGGCAGAGTCCAGCCTGCTCCATCATCGACTTGAGGGTCTCCTGATCCGGGTGCATGCGGATGGACTCAGCGAGGTAGCGATAGCTTTCACTGTCCTGAGCGACGAGACTGCCCATCAATGGCAACGCGGAAAAGGAGTAAACATCGTAAGCTTTGGAAACAATAGGGTTAGTGGGTTTGGAGAACTCCAGCACCAGCAGACGCCCGCCAGGGCGCAGCACCCGTTGCATTTCCCGCAGGGCTTGATCTTTGTCGGTCACGTTGCGCAGACCGAATGCAATACTGACGCAATCAAAGCTATTGTCGGGGAAGGGCAGCGCCTCGGCGTTGGCCTGAACAAATTCGATGTTGTCGCCGTAACCGTGATCCAGCAACTGGTTGCGGCCAACCTGCAGCATGGAGGCGTTGATGTCCGCAAGAACCACTTTGCCGGACGGGCCGACCAGACGTGAGAACTTCTTGGTCAGGTCTCCGGTGCCGCCGGCGATGTCCAGCACCGAAGCGCCGGCGCGGACGCCGCTTTTGTCGATAGTGAAGCGTTTCCAGAGGCGGTGAATGCCCATCGACATAAGATCGTTCATCAAGTCGTACTTGGCGGCGACCGAGTCGAACACTTTGGCCACATGGCTTTCTTTCTCTGTGACCGGCACCTGTTTGTAACCGAAGTGGGTGGTGTCCCGCTCTGTCATTAGGTTGCTCCCGTAAAAATAATTGTGCGGTATTCTACCTGTGTCCCGGTGAAAGTCCTACCCGCGATTCGCTCCCCGCGAAGGGATTTTTGCTTGATTTACAGGACGAAAAACCATAAACAATAGCCTCCGCAATTAACCAAAGAGTTTTATAGATGTCAGTGATCGAACTCACCCGTGAACATAATCTTGATATGGATCATGCCGTGCAGGCGGCGGACGAACTGGCGCAGAGCCTGTCCGAGCGGTTCAGCGTCGACTACGAGTGGGAAGATAAAGTTCTACGCTTTCATCGCACTGGGGTTAAGGGGCAGCTGGAAGTCGCTGAGAGCCAGATTCATCTGCACATGGAATTGGGCTTTTTATTCCGTCCTTTCAAAGACCGCATCGAGCAGGAAATTCACAGTCACTTGGATGGGCTGCTGAAGAAAGCCTGATATCTCCAGTCTGTGCGCCAACCACTTCAGGCGTAAGCGCGCAGATTATCCGGCAGCGTAAAGGGAGAGTCCGCATTGACCTGGATTTGCTCCAGAATGTGACTTTCCCTCTGCATGATGACGCGCAATAACTGACTGACGCCGCCCATTTCCTTGAACGCTTTAAAACCTCTGGACAGAAAACTGTGCAGCTGGCCCAGGCCCGCCATTTCCGCTGGTCCTTCGGTTATCTTAAGGCTGAAGCTGATGAAGCGGCTTTTCACATACTTTTCCAGTTCATGGCCGGTTTTGTCGATGAGCGTGATCTGTCTGCGTCGGGAAGCGAAGTTGTCGCAGCGTCGAAAAGCCTCTGCATAGTTATCTTCGGTGATGCGTTCAATATTCATTTCCCGCAGCACGGCGGCGATATGCTCATCCAGTTGTTGCGTGAGCAGGTTTAATTCCACCAAATCGGCGATCGTGTGCAGGGCGGTATCGGGGAGCAGTTTGACCATCACCGGGAAGACCCGTTCCAGATCCGCGTCGCGGCGGGTGAATTCTTTCGGGGAATAGAGATCTTTCAGCAGGAAGTCTAACGCTTCGTGATAACGCCGGTTGCTGTAAAGGTCGTTGTGAGTCCGTTTGAGGCGCTCCGCCTGCCAGTCGCACAGCCGATCAATGTCCTGCGCCAGGGGATGTTCGTCTCTCAGCAGCCGGTAGTTGTGGTAGTCCAGCAGTAACTGTTGCAGCCGTCGGGCGTTGACGGTTCTGGCGTTGACGCTTAACAGTTTTTCTTTGGACATGAATGATCCCCGCCATTTGGCTTCAGAAAACAGTCTCTCAGCGTTAATGCGATGGCTCATCGCAACTTATATCTGAATGGCGGCAAGTTTACTAAAGATAGATTAGAAAAGCCTACCTAACTTTTTGTCGCGTTCCTGCAGTTTGTGATTGGTTACTCAGTTGTGCGGACTGTTAAGGGGGGGGAGAGTGGAGTGAAGCCGGCGCGTCCCTGGCCGGAGGGAATAAGGCAGCGAAAGATCAGGCGCCGGCGGCGGCCGCATTGGGAAGCAGGGATAAGGGCGGCACCCACTCCTGACTGTCCAGAGTGACAAAATGGCTGGTGGCGCCGGTTTCAATGATGCGGATGGCGTTGGGAGAGCGTTCGGCGCTTTGCAGCATGGCTTCCCGGTCTAGAATGCGGTCAATCTTCGGAATCAAGATGGTGCCGTGACGCATGTGCTCGTAGGGCGCCATATCGCCTTTTTCCATCCAGGCCAGAATATTCTCAATATTGCGCACGATAGTGAGGTGGTCCCGTGTAGATGAAAACAGCCGCTCCAGCAACACCCGTTTGCGTGGATTCATCTTGCCGAAGAACGTTTGTCCATAGGCGGTGGAAGGCGCGCTGTTGACCAGCCGGATCACCCATGGCCACATGCCGTGACTGACTGGGTCTAGTAGTGCGCGGGCCAGCGCATGCAGCTTGCCTTGCGGCAATACGGGCGCTTCCAGCACCACATCCACATTGGCGTAAAGTTCGGGCCATTGTTTTATAGCTTCCAGAATCACAGCGCCGCCTCGGGAGTGCCCATGCACGCGCACCCGATTGGTGCTGGGCAGATTCTGCAGGACCTGATTAAGGATCGCCGCGTCGTACTCGATCGTCGCTTCCAGATACTTAATCTGCGTTTGCCAGGGGGCTGACTCCAGCGTGGGGCCGCTTACAGGTATATGATAATTGCTGCAGGTGAGCAGGATCAGCTCAGTATCCGGAGCCTGATAGGTCTGAGTGAAATAACAGTGATTTTCGAGGAATCCGTGGACGCCGATGACGGTGTTTTCCGCTGGAGCGCTATGATTGCGGAGTGATACCGCGCCTTTTCCCACGGAGTAGACCTTACCGGAAAACATCTCGGTATAGGCCGGATCAATCGGTCGTAACAACTTACGGGCATGGACTGCTTTCATGGTAGTAACTCCCACCGTCGCGCCGTCCCGTTTTCCGCACTCTTGGAGACGCTGGTCTCCTGTGGCTGAAACTACAACGGGTTTATTGTATTTGTATGTGCTCACAACTGGACGACACTTCGGTTGACTGCGCCTATAGGTTAATTATGGCGCCTATTTTGTAAGCGTGGAGGCTAATCTTAAGTCTTATATATAAAGTGTCGTCTGATGCTCTATGGTTTCCCCATGGATACATCAGTTAAACTGCCAGGGCGCATTCCGCAAACTCGCCGGTTTTCGCTCGAAAAATCCGGCAAAATCCAACCAAGCAGTCAGGTTGTCGCACTTTGATTATAGGATTGCCGCTTTTGAGCCAGTGTTAAAATTTGTAATCGCACTGTAAAGAAGTTTGCGATTTTCAGCCGTTATGGCTAATGACCGAATTGTAGGGGGAGGTGCGGCGAAAACTCATGTCAGATAACCATTTTGAGCCGGTAAGCGGCGTAGATTCAGCCTGGTTGCGGTTGGATCGTCCGACAAACCTGATGGTGATCACCGCCATGGCGGTGGTGGAGCCGATTCCCTTCAACAAACTGAAAGAACTCATCAATTCCCGTTTTCTGGCTTTTCCCCGCTTTCGGCAAAAGCCGGTCAATCACTCTGGATTCTATTTCTGGGAAGAAGATCCTTATTTCTCTCTGGATTACCACGTTCGCAAAGTTGCTCTGCCGCAACCGGCGGATAAAGGAGCCCTGGAAAAGTTCATTGGCGAGCTGATGAGCACGCCCCTGGACCCGGGCAAGCCACTGTGGCAGGTCTATCTCATTGAAAACTATGGCGATCATCATGTCTGTGTGATGCGGGTGCATCATTGTTATGCAGACGGACTGGCGCTGGTGGCGGTGTTTGGCTCGTTGTCCGACCAATCTCCCAACATCAATCCGTTTCCTCTGGACCCCGGCAAGCAGCGGGACGCCGGGGTGCGCGCCAGGCAATCTTTCGTCATGGGCATGGAAACACTGTCCCGGGCGGTGGAAAAGTGCACCAAGCTGCGTTATCGCATTGCGGAAGAGGGTAAGAGCATATTGCGCGAACCCGGCTATGCGGTGGAAGGCGTCAGACAGGGGCTGAATGGGGCTGCGGAGATTGCGCGTCTGGCTGCGCTGGAGGCGGATGACCCGACGCCGTTGCGTGGCGAGTTGGGCGTCATGAAATGCTGCACTTGGTCGGAATTGATTCCCCTGCATAAGTTCAAAGAAGTCGCCCTGGCGTTTGGATGCAGCATCAATGACGTGTTGCTCAGCTGCGTCAGCGGCGGCCTGAGGCGTTTGCTGCAGGAGCGCATGGATCAGGTGGACGGAGTGCGTCTGCACGCTACCCTGCCAGTCAATTTGCGGCCGTTGGAGACCCGATTGGGCAGAGAGCAGTTGCAGGAGTTAGGCAACCAGTTCGGTACGGTCTTTGTTCCGCTGGCGGCGGGCATAGGCAATCCCATAGAACGTTTGTACAAGATCAAACACGATATGGCGGCGTTGAAAGAATCGATGCAGCCCAGCCTTTCTCATGCGTTGCTCACTGCGATGGGGCTGTTTCCGCAAGGCGTGCAGCAGCCGCTGCTGGAGCTGTTCAGCAACAAGACGTCCATGGTGCTTTCCAATGTGCCCGGCGCGCGGCGCGCCCGTTATCTGGCGGGCAGCAAAGTGAAAGAGCTGATGTTCTGGGTGCCGCAGACCGGCGATATAGGACTTGGCGTCAGCCTGCTGAGCTATAACCAGTCGGTGCAGATCGGGATCAATGCGGATCGGGCGCTACTGCCGGAACCCGCTGAACTGACCCGTGCGATGATTGACGCTTTAGAAGAGTACCGCTCTCTCACCGGCATGTCCTGGCAGGCGGCGGAAGCCCGCTCCCATCGCAAAGCTTAAGCGCAGGCGGCGCGATGCGTCGCTTTTCCGAGCTTTTGCCAATTGCATCAATGAATTTATCTTTGTGTAACCTAAGATTGCAGTTGGTAACTCCCCACTGAGCTCATTGATTGCGATGAATAACAATAAATACAACCTGGGGCCTGTGCACTGGTCCCGAAGCGCGCTTATCGTCGCGGCGGTTGCGGCAACGCTGCAGGGCTGCGAAAAGCTGGAAACTAAACCTAAAGATCCTACCGTACCCAGCCCGGACTTTGTTCTCAGCGGCTTGCAATATGCGTCGGAAATCTCGCTGCAGCGGGATCAGGGACGCGTAATGCGTTCAATTATCAGCGGCAACTCCCGCGCAGGATTGGGCGATCTGCTGGATAAAAGCGGCAATGGCGGTTACGCCAAAATCAACACACCCAAATACAAGTTTGACGACGCGGGCTTTATGAATGCGTCCGGCTCGCGATATGGCGGCATCAGCGCAGCGGGAGACCTGTTCTTCCTGACGGACGTCGCCGCCATCAGCACCACTTTCTACGCCGGCGTTAAAGTGGATGAAACCGCTACCGCCGAAAATCCGGATGGCGATATCGTCTATCAGAAACCGGACCTGACCCAGAACGATTATCTCTGCATCGAGCAAACCTATTTTCCCAGTGGCGCGGACAATAAGCTCACAGTGCAGATTCATAAAGCCACCTTAAACGCAGACGGTAACGGCGTCCTCCAGCGCATTGGCGGTACTGGCGTGGGCGCAGGCTCGGAAAGTCGGGCGATTACTTATTCTTTTGACGATGAGGCCATACTCAACTGGTCTGATCCGCCTTTGGACGAGGCGTTTGACGAGGTGGTCCAGAACGCAGGTTACACGCTGGACTGCCCTGTCGATAACAACGGTGACCCAGTATATGACCCTTGTCGTTGGAGCGTACGCACTTTGGGAGGCGCTTCGCCGGATGGACGAGTGTTTCATTTTTCCAGGGTGGCCTGGAAAGAGCAGGTTCCCGTCAATCCGCCTGAGGACGACAGTCCTGGCAACGCGGAAGTCGGCGGCTGGCGGCCTGTCGCAAGTTCTGCGATATGTCTGCGCACCGCCACGAATATGGCGAATAACGTTCTGCAAGGCGAGTACTGGCTTGGCGTGGTAATCGAAGATCAGGATATTCCCCAGGCGACCTTCAGTCGTCTGACGCTGGATGGCGCGGGCGCCGGCGTCGATAGCCAGATCCGGGCTTCATCCGGGATTGCGACGCGGGATCTGAGTGTCTCGTACAACGTGGAGTCAAATGGCGAGTTGAGCTACAGCGGGCGCATGGGAATTGTATCCGGCGATGGCGAGCTGCTGGTATTTGACGCCAGCGATCCCGCAAACGGAAAAATAGGGTTTGGCGTCGCCATGAAAAACCAGAAACCGGCGGGGCAGGAAGAGTAACTGGAACGATAAGCTCGGGACGGATATGTCTAGTCCCGAAATCGGCGCCAGCTCTATTCAGGACGGGTCAATAAAAAGAAAAAAGCCGTCTTGCTGATATATCTGCGATTTTCACACAAGATTTCCGTCTGCAGGGATGTGCGTACGCGCAAAATACGCTAGGATTTTGCGCGTTTATATTCAGATTACCTGATGCCCGGAGAGCGCTCCTGCTTTTCGGGTCTTGCCGGAGATATCCTATGCCTACCCATGAAATCCGCCATCCCTTGGTCCGTCATAAAATCGGCCTGATGCGGCGGGCTGAAATCAGCACCAAAAGCTTTCGCGAACTCGCTCAGGAAGTGGGCGCGCTGCTGACTTATGAAGCAAGTAAAGATTTCAATCTGGGAACGGAGGTTGTGCAGGGCTGGGCCGGGCCGGTGGAAGTGGAAAAGCTGAAAGGCAAGAAAGTGACGGTTGTGCCTATTCTGCGCGCAGGCCTCGGGATGCTGGATGGCGTTCTGTCCCTGATTCCCGCCGCGAAAGTCAGCGTGGTAGGCCAGGTGCGCAACGAAGAAACCCTGGAAGCGAAAACCTACCTGGAAAAACTGGTGGGCGAGCTGGATCAGCGTCTGGCGTTGATCATCGACCCCATGCTGGCGACCGGCGGCTCCATGATTTCCACCATCGATCTGCTCAAGAAAGCAGGCTGCTCCGAAATCCGCGCATTAGTGCTGGTGGCTGCGCCGGAGGGCATCGCCGCGGTAGAGAAAGCCCATCCCGACGTGCATATCTACACCGCCGCCATTGATGAGCGACTCAATGAAAAAGGTTATATCCTGCCTGGGCTGGGCGACGCCGGCGACCGCATTTTCGGCACCAAGCAGAAGAGCTAAAGTCCGCGCTTTCTGCTTGTTAAAGGCCGGCTCTTAGAGCCGGTCCACCAGCGGCGTTGAGTAGTTCAGCTCCATGTCCCAGGGAAAGCGCATCCAGGTTTCCTGGGACACTTCTTTAATGCACAGGTCCACAAAAGGCCGTCCCAGTGGTTTTGCGTACAGCGTGGCGAAGAACGCGTTGGGAATCAGGTTGCGCACCACCTTCGCGGTCTTGCCCGTATCCACCAGATCATCCACCAGCAGATAACCCTCGCCATCGCCGATGACGGAAGCGTCAAAGCTCTTGATGACATTGACATCATCAGATTGCTTCTGTTCTTCATAACTGACGGCGCAAACGGTGTCGATGTAGCGAATGCCCAGTTCGCGGGCGATGATGCCGGCGGGAATCAGTCCTCCGCGGGTAATGGCGATGATGCCTTTCCAGCGGCCCATATCAATCAGTTTGCGGCATAACATCCGCGTGTCCCGATGAAGTTCTTCCCACGAAATAAAGATCGTCTGATGGTATCTATTGTCGCTCATAGTCTGCTTAGGTCACTTTCAGGCTGGCCTGCGACCCCGCCCGGGGTCGCTGAGGCATATAAAAGGTTGCATATGCTAGCCGCGTTTTTTACCCAGGAACATTCTCCTTTGGATAAAAAACGCCGTCGGACTTATTCGGTCCCGCCGCCCTGTTTGATCCAGGCGCCCAATTGCTGGCGCTCTTCATCGGTCATGCCGGTCAGGTTGCCCAACGGCATGTAGTTCGAATCCACCGACACTTGCTGAATCTGCTGCAGATGTTTCATGACGCTGTCCGTGGAGTCCAGCAGGACGCCAGCAGGCGCTTCAGCAAAACCAGCCTGGGTGGGTTTGGCCGCGTGGCAACTGGCGCAGCGGTTGTGAATAATCGCCGCCGCCTGTATGAAGCTGACTTTGTCCGTCGTCGCCTCTGCAGTTTGCTGCGACCCAGCGCTGTCTGCTTCACGAGTGTTTTTCACGGTCACCGCCAGAGCGATGAAC
Coding sequences within:
- the tatB gene encoding Sec-independent protein translocase protein TatB, with the translated sequence MFDIGFPELALVAVIGLLVLGPERLPYAARKTGLWVGRIRRMVSQMSSEIDRQLKAEEMRERLRKEGDTLGLEKIQQTVNEALAEAKKYEDMVEKNPATPMSSKASTPQTPSSGPDPQPVESHSHSDDASKQHDRS
- the tatA gene encoding Sec-independent protein translocase subunit TatA codes for the protein MGISMWQLLIVLLIIVLLFGTKKLKNIGGDLGGAVKGFKKAMSDGESEEDKEPKKLSQNESRTIEGSVERNDAKTESKHS
- a CDS encoding phosphoribosyl-ATP diphosphatase, whose protein sequence is MNDILTQLGKVLEERKLADPDSSYVASLHAKGLNKILEKVGEECTETILAAKDAEQDGSTHNVIYETADLWFHSLVMLSHLNIAPQEIMQELARRFDISGLEEKASRGKK
- the hisI gene encoding phosphoribosyl-AMP cyclohydrolase translates to MTEQNWRLAIKWNNDGLIPVIAQDSDTGTVLMMAWMNEDALSETIAKQEAVYWSRSRSRLWHKGETSGHVQKVKDILLDCDGDTLLLKVEQIGGIACHTGRENCFFRSLDAQEWKINTPVKKDPKDIYG
- the ubiB gene encoding ubiquinone biosynthesis regulatory protein kinase UbiB, with product MRRINRLFQIVWVICRYRLDEFAPLTLLPLPLRLLFLLAPWRLFPKPQIPRGERLRRALEELGPIFVKFGQILSTRKDLLPEDLADELKRLQDKVPPFASDMAVRIIEESLKSPVSELFADFQTYPMASASIAQVHAATLKNGKEVVVKVIRPGIEKTIRLDIALMLLVARLVENYWEDGKRLHPVEVVKDYEHTIIDELDLQREAANTSQLKRNFAGSELIYIPEVYWEMTHSRVLVMERIYGVPIADVEQLRKANVNMKLLAERGVEIFFTQVFRDSFFHADMHPGNIFVDVSNPANPRYIAIDCGIVGTLTPEDQSYLARNLLAFFRRDYRQVAVLHISSGWVPGHTRVNEFEAAIRTVCEPIFERPLKDISFGQFLMRLFQTARRFDMEVQPQLVLLQKTLLNIEGLGRQLYPDLDLWSTAQPFLENWMKQRIAPPGLLKAIKQHAPDWIEQTPELPQILYEAFDQLRHLDRYNQANQDSLASLSRAFEKDKQQRRDFWLAGLVLASAAAMAIGDQPLRLTELPWPSVMLAVAGLYLLMRPK
- a CDS encoding ubiquinone biosynthesis accessory factor UbiJ is translated as MRPFDPLLLTALNATAERIAAEILRYDAGSSARLAELDGKWAQLSLTPFNLSLYVRLGERPRFADEAGGDVDLVIQGSPGDFLSYLQNKGGAKNIHIQGDMGLAQRLAAIANNLEVDWEAKLAEHLGDMPAHFLGTRLRGFGRWVKHVGDSFRRDAEEYVHHEARTAPSKDEMSYWADEVDRIRMDYDRLEARLQRLQQAFNPAVKDTDK
- the ubiE gene encoding bifunctional demethylmenaquinone methyltransferase/2-methoxy-6-polyprenyl-1,4-benzoquinol methylase UbiE: MTERDTTHFGYKQVPVTEKESHVAKVFDSVAAKYDLMNDLMSMGIHRLWKRFTIDKSGVRAGASVLDIAGGTGDLTKKFSRLVGPSGKVVLADINASMLQVGRNQLLDHGYGDNIEFVQANAEALPFPDNSFDCVSIAFGLRNVTDKDQALREMQRVLRPGGRLLVLEFSKPTNPIVSKAYDVYSFSALPLMGSLVAQDSESYRYLAESIRMHPDQETLKSMMEQAGLCLCKYYNLTSGVVALHTGVKA
- a CDS encoding polyhydroxyalkanoic acid system family protein, which gives rise to MSVIELTREHNLDMDHAVQAADELAQSLSERFSVDYEWEDKVLRFHRTGVKGQLEVAESQIHLHMELGFLFRPFKDRIEQEIHSHLDGLLKKA
- a CDS encoding FFLEELY motif protein, producing MSKEKLLSVNARTVNARRLQQLLLDYHNYRLLRDEHPLAQDIDRLCDWQAERLKRTHNDLYSNRRYHEALDFLLKDLYSPKEFTRRDADLERVFPVMVKLLPDTALHTIADLVELNLLTQQLDEHIAAVLREMNIERITEDNYAEAFRRCDNFASRRRQITLIDKTGHELEKYVKSRFISFSLKITEGPAEMAGLGQLHSFLSRGFKAFKEMGGVSQLLRVIMQRESHILEQIQVNADSPFTLPDNLRAYA
- a CDS encoding alpha/beta hydrolase; translation: MKAVHARKLLRPIDPAYTEMFSGKVYSVGKGAVSLRNHSAPAENTVIGVHGFLENHCYFTQTYQAPDTELILLTCSNYHIPVSGPTLESAPWQTQIKYLEATIEYDAAILNQVLQNLPSTNRVRVHGHSRGGAVILEAIKQWPELYANVDVVLEAPVLPQGKLHALARALLDPVSHGMWPWVIRLVNSAPSTAYGQTFFGKMNPRKRVLLERLFSSTRDHLTIVRNIENILAWMEKGDMAPYEHMRHGTILIPKIDRILDREAMLQSAERSPNAIRIIETGATSHFVTLDSQEWVPPLSLLPNAAAAGA
- a CDS encoding WS/DGAT/MGAT family O-acyltransferase gives rise to the protein MSDNHFEPVSGVDSAWLRLDRPTNLMVITAMAVVEPIPFNKLKELINSRFLAFPRFRQKPVNHSGFYFWEEDPYFSLDYHVRKVALPQPADKGALEKFIGELMSTPLDPGKPLWQVYLIENYGDHHVCVMRVHHCYADGLALVAVFGSLSDQSPNINPFPLDPGKQRDAGVRARQSFVMGMETLSRAVEKCTKLRYRIAEEGKSILREPGYAVEGVRQGLNGAAEIARLAALEADDPTPLRGELGVMKCCTWSELIPLHKFKEVALAFGCSINDVLLSCVSGGLRRLLQERMDQVDGVRLHATLPVNLRPLETRLGREQLQELGNQFGTVFVPLAAGIGNPIERLYKIKHDMAALKESMQPSLSHALLTAMGLFPQGVQQPLLELFSNKTSMVLSNVPGARRARYLAGSKVKELMFWVPQTGDIGLGVSLLSYNQSVQIGINADRALLPEPAELTRAMIDALEEYRSLTGMSWQAAEARSHRKA